One stretch of Natrinema salaciae DNA includes these proteins:
- a CDS encoding PD-(D/E)XK nuclease family protein, whose translation MSFKRSRSIDSLYDAVADYDLVLTTDAPLSHALNRRLDRPHLGRFAATPRMLASGEFDPQDDRNLFLRLIDETDLSYKHAAYLLENILGCWEETGDLRAILDYDRFDSEETRQAISVIESAESSHRDLAEYRIEDGTSVAVIGEKQFTALDKSVLPDSYDAIDPFADDEFDLPEFHVFDGPTAIVDAIVENVSPDTADDVAIIMDSGGEYPALVESAFEAAGIPFYGGPGFTDDETIRTYLRLLRTAHSDSRARVSDVRPILTHLGRPPSVVDDEKFLHELDHEDLRPLQEFCRTIDDDTFGETVAMFEDWSGKTLDAFHEELRVLGLHDDRVTSDSIDDLEFYLQSFDVPVDRDDSGVLLADATAAAYVDRPVVFYLGMDVDWTHRILDRPWIDADAKDEQYLRQFQILLQNGRDQYYLVQETSAGQPVTPCLYFHDLLDDDFETIGDLPHIPHTRLSSNGDSGFEKEDVDVAPSEIDVVSQSSLNTFVNCPRDYYFDRIVDNPDRDYFQKGNLFHDYAEFYVNYPDVVEGADRSELVDLMLAEMRPYIPDVELEPLESEFEIGLDTIEEFVAADPPTDREYSHYEQKEGDNFFADHFEKSIDSPITERWFENPQLGGKGKVDLIHAPETLLDYKSGGRKSASKVVSRSDIEEISDEPDFQALLYLAHHRQEHPDERLEFVFFHFLELVDDVVAGEPDLEDALVRVTYHPMPFGTYAGSREAFDALCDGVAESNDRRKTLERLGYDAYVSFFQRYDFPETDDTDELLATDFAARFTEYAKAEVGDYVYVEDGTESALKKLVRIRGRNYFEGEVDAFEDFLDAQVDRINQYRASQFPVGEPNFDRVTHHDLIRTDD comes from the coding sequence GTGTCATTCAAACGGTCTCGTTCTATCGACTCTCTCTATGACGCTGTTGCAGACTACGATCTGGTTTTGACGACTGATGCGCCACTCAGTCATGCCCTGAATCGCCGACTCGATCGTCCACACCTCGGTCGCTTCGCGGCCACCCCACGGATGCTCGCGTCCGGCGAGTTTGACCCGCAAGACGATCGAAATCTGTTTTTGCGTCTCATCGACGAAACGGATCTGAGTTACAAGCACGCCGCCTATCTCCTCGAGAACATTCTCGGTTGTTGGGAGGAAACTGGAGACCTGCGCGCGATTCTCGACTACGACCGATTCGATAGCGAGGAGACGCGTCAAGCTATTTCGGTAATCGAGTCCGCCGAGAGTTCCCATCGAGACCTCGCCGAGTATCGCATCGAGGATGGAACGTCGGTCGCGGTCATCGGCGAGAAGCAGTTCACGGCGCTCGACAAGTCGGTACTCCCGGACTCCTACGACGCGATCGATCCGTTTGCTGACGACGAGTTCGACCTGCCGGAGTTTCACGTCTTCGACGGCCCGACCGCGATCGTCGACGCCATCGTCGAAAACGTCTCGCCGGACACCGCCGACGACGTCGCCATCATCATGGACAGCGGCGGGGAGTATCCCGCCCTCGTCGAATCCGCGTTCGAGGCGGCTGGCATCCCTTTCTACGGCGGGCCGGGATTCACCGACGACGAGACCATCCGTACGTACCTCCGGTTGCTGCGCACGGCGCACAGCGATTCGCGGGCACGCGTCAGCGACGTTCGACCGATCCTCACCCATCTCGGTCGTCCGCCATCCGTCGTCGACGACGAGAAGTTCCTCCACGAACTCGACCACGAGGATCTCCGTCCACTGCAAGAGTTTTGTCGCACCATCGACGACGACACGTTTGGCGAGACGGTGGCCATGTTCGAAGACTGGAGTGGGAAGACGCTGGACGCGTTCCACGAGGAACTGCGGGTACTCGGACTACACGATGATCGGGTGACGAGCGACTCGATCGATGACCTCGAGTTCTACCTCCAGTCGTTCGACGTGCCTGTCGACCGCGACGACTCGGGCGTACTGCTGGCCGATGCCACCGCCGCGGCCTACGTCGACCGTCCGGTCGTGTTCTACCTCGGGATGGATGTGGACTGGACGCATCGGATTCTTGACCGCCCGTGGATCGACGCCGACGCGAAGGACGAGCAGTACCTTCGACAGTTCCAAATTCTCCTCCAGAACGGTCGCGACCAGTACTATCTGGTACAGGAGACGAGCGCCGGCCAGCCCGTCACACCGTGTCTCTACTTCCACGACCTCCTCGACGACGACTTCGAGACGATCGGAGACCTGCCGCATATCCCCCACACTCGCCTCAGTAGTAACGGCGACTCCGGCTTCGAGAAGGAGGATGTCGATGTCGCGCCAAGCGAGATCGATGTAGTCAGCCAGTCGAGCCTGAACACGTTCGTCAACTGCCCGCGGGACTACTACTTCGACAGGATCGTCGACAACCCCGACCGAGACTACTTCCAGAAGGGGAATCTCTTCCACGACTACGCCGAGTTCTACGTCAATTACCCCGATGTAGTCGAAGGCGCCGACCGCTCGGAGCTGGTCGATCTGATGCTGGCGGAGATGCGACCATACATCCCCGATGTTGAACTGGAACCGCTGGAGTCCGAGTTCGAAATCGGCCTCGACACGATCGAGGAGTTCGTCGCCGCTGATCCACCTACCGACCGGGAGTACAGCCACTACGAACAGAAGGAGGGAGACAACTTCTTCGCCGACCACTTCGAGAAGTCGATCGACTCACCCATCACCGAACGGTGGTTCGAGAATCCCCAACTCGGCGGCAAGGGCAAAGTTGACCTGATACACGCGCCGGAAACGCTCCTTGACTACAAGAGCGGCGGCCGCAAGTCGGCGTCCAAGGTCGTCTCACGGTCGGACATCGAAGAGATTAGCGACGAGCCCGACTTCCAAGCACTGCTCTACCTCGCCCACCATCGGCAGGAGCATCCGGATGAGCGCCTCGAGTTCGTCTTCTTCCACTTTCTGGAATTGGTCGACGATGTCGTCGCCGGAGAGCCGGATCTCGAGGATGCACTCGTCCGAGTCACCTACCACCCGATGCCGTTCGGAACGTATGCCGGCAGTCGCGAGGCATTCGATGCGCTCTGCGATGGCGTCGCGGAGAGCAACGACCGGCGGAAGACGCTGGAGCGGTTGGGGTACGACGCGTACGTATCCTTCTTCCAGCGATACGACTTCCCAGAGACCGACGACACCGACGAACTGCTCGCCACCGACTTCGCGGCCCGCTTCACCGAGTACGCAAAAGCGGAGGTCGGAGACTACGTCTACGTCGAAGACGGTACCGAGAGCGCGCTCAAGAAGCTCGTGCGGATTCGCGGTCGCAACTACTTCGAGGGCGAGGTCGACGCCTTCGAGGACTTTCTCGACGCACAGGTCGACCGTATCAACCAGTATCGCGCGTCGCAGTTCCCCGTCGGGGAACCGAACTTCGACCGAGTCACCCATCACGACCTGATCCGAACCGATGACTGA